GGACGGCTGACCGCCGCCAACGATGATGCGGCGCGCGCGGACCTGATCCGCCGCAAATTCCATATCGTTGCGGTCGAGGCCGCGGGCGCGAAGCCCGCGGGCCGTTCGCTGCTCGCCTTTCGCAAGAACAAGCTGTCCTCCAAGGAACTCGCGCTCTTTACGCGTCAGCTCGCGACGCTGGCCGAAGTCGCGCCGCTTGAGGAGGCGCTGCGCACACTGACGCGCCAGAGTGAGGCCGAAAGCGCGCGCGCCGTCATCGGCGATGTCCATGCCGGGCTGCTCGAAGGCCGCCGCCTCGCCGATGCGATGGGCCGTCAGCCGAGCAGCTTCCCGCCGCTCTATCGCGCGATGGTCGCGGCGGGCGAGACCACGGGCAGCCTGACGACGATCCTCGCGCGCCTTGCCGACCTGCTCGAACGCCAAGCGGAGGTGCGCGGCAAGCTGATCGCGGCGCTCGCTTATCCGATCGTGCTCGCGATCGTTGCGATCGGCGTCGTCGCGGCGCTGATGATCTTCGTCGTCCCGCGCGTCGTCGAACAATTTACGGATACGGGGCAGCAACTTCCGTTCCTTACCCGCGCGGTGATCGCGATATCGGGCTTTGCGGCGAACTGGTGGTGGCTGATCGCGCTGCTGCTTGCCGCTGCAAGCTTTGGGTGGGTGACGGCGATGCGCCGCCCGGCGTTCAAGGCGCGCGTCGACGCACGCCTCCTCCGCCTGCCGCTCTTTGGCCGCCTGCTGCGCGACCTTTACGCCGCGCGCTTTGCCCGGACGCTCTCGACGATGGTGTCGAGCCGCCTGCCGCTCGTCGAAGGGCTGAAGCTGACGGTGCCGACGATCCGCAACGCCGCGCTTGCCGGCGCGACCGCCAATATCGTCGATCAGGTGCGCGCCGGCGGCGGCCTTTCCACCGCGCTTCGCGACGCCGGGGTCTTTCCGCCCTTGCTCGTCTATATGACCGCAAGCGGCGAAAGCGCGGGCCGGCTCGAACAGATGCTCGAACGTGCCGCCGATTATCTCGAACGCGAATTCGACCGCTTTACGGCGGCGTCGATGGCGCTTCTCGAACCTGTCATAATTGTCGTTATGGGGTCGTGCGTGGCCCTTATCATCCTCGCCATTCTGCTGCCGATCCTCCAGTTGCAGAACCTAGCCGGACTATGAAAATGTCGCTGATGAAGCTAATCTTTCGCCTGATGCTCGATACATCCTACTCCGATCGCGGCCGGCCGCCGGCGCAGCGCCGCAAGACCGACGAACGCGGTTTCACGCTCACCGAGTTGATGGTCGTGATCTTCATCATCGGCCTGCTCGCGACCGTGGTGATGATCAACGTCCTGCCCAGCCAGGACCGCGCGATGGTGACCAAGGCCAAGGCCGATATTTCGACGCTCGAAAATGCGCTGGAACAGTACCGGCTCGACAATCTGACCTATCCCGCTTCGACCGACGGCCTGAACGCGCTTGTCACCGCGCCGCCTGCACTTGCGCAGCCCGAACGCTATCGCCGAGGCGGCTATATCAAGACGCTGCCCGCCGATCCGTGGGGCCGTCCCTATAATTATCAGGCGCCCGGGCCGAACGGAAAGGCGTTCGACGTCTGGTCGCTCGGCGCCGATGGCGCCCCCGGCGGGACCGACGACAATGCGGATATTCGCGCCGAGGGTTGAGGCGCGCGCGCGTCCCCACGTCAACGGCTTTACCCTCGTCGAACTGATGGTCGTGCTCGCGATCATGGCGCTCGCCGCGACCGCGGTCGTGCTTACCATCCCTGGCGAGGAGCGCACCGTACGCAACGAAGCCGACCGGCTCGCCGCGCGGCTCGCCGCCGCGCGCGACGTCGCGGTGATCGAGGGGCGCAGCGTTTCGGTCAATTTCGCGCCGTCGGGCTATGGTTTCGAACGGCGGATTTCGGGCGAATGGCGGCCGCTGCCCGGCCGCGCCTTCGAACAGCGAAACTGGCCGGGTGGTGTCCGCTTCTCGGCCGGAAACGGGCAGGGCGCGGCACGCATCCTGTTCGACCGCGTCGGCATCAGCCCTACGCCGCAGGCGGTCGTATTGACCGGCGGCGATGCGCGCGAAATCATACGCGTCTCGGCGACCGGGGAGGTCAGCCGTGCAAAATGAGCGCGGGTTCACATTGCTCGAAATGCTCGTGGCTTTGAGCGTCATCAGCATCGCCGCGCTCGCGCTGATCCGTCTCGACGCTTATGCGGTTCGCACCGCGGGCGACCTTGACGAAAGTACGATGGCGGGCATCGTTGCACAGAATCGCGCGGTCGAACTGTGGACCGATCCCGCGCCGCCGACGATCGGCAACAGCGCGATCGGCGTCGCAAACGCCGGGCGCAACTGGCGCGTCGAACAGCGCGTTGCGAAAACCGCCGACGACAGCCTTTTGCGCATCGACCTGCTGGTGCGCCCCGAAGGCGGGCGCGGACAGGCGGCGCTGACGATCATCCGGTCGTCGCGATGAGGGACGAACGCGGCTTCACCCTTGTCGAGATGCTCGTTGCGCTGTCGATCTTCGCGGCGATCGCGGCGATGGGCGTCGGTCTGCTTCGCAGCAGCGTCGATACGCAGGATGCGGTGCAGGAACGGCTGAAGGCGATGGGCGGGATAAACCGGCTTCGCGCCGTGATGGCGAACGATCTTGCGCAAGCGGTCCAGCGCTCGACGCGCGGCCCGGCGGGAGAGGCCGTCCCCGCGTTCGTCGGCTCGCCGAACGGCTTTGCCTTTGTCCACGGCGGTGCGGGTGCGGCGGACGGCAGCCCGCGCCCGTCTGTCGAGCGCGTCGGCTATGCCCTTGTCGGCGCCGAATGGCGCCGCGCGACACAGCCGATGCTGGACGGCACCGCGCTTGGCGAGGGCGACCGCCTTGTCGGCGATGTCGCAGGGATCGCGGTGCGCTACCGCGACGACAAGGGCAATTGGGGTGAGAGCTGGAATTCCGAACCCGGCGACCGTCTGCCGCGCGCGGTAGAGGTGCGGCTGTCGCGCGCGGGACGCGAGGCGTTGACGATGCTGTTCCTCACCGCACCGACGCTGCCGCCCCCGCCGATCGCGGGCGTGCCGACGCCATGAGGGCCGGCCGGAAAGATGAGCGCGGCGCCGCGCTGCTGACCGTCCTGCTGCTCGTTGCGGTAATGGCGGTGATCGCCGCGACCGCGCTCGACCGGCTGACGCTCGCGACGCGCATTGCGGGAAGCGCGGCCACGGTCGATCAGGGGCGTGCCTATGCCTTCGCCGCCGAACAGATCGCACTGCGCCGCGTCGCCGACCTCGTCGGGCGCGACCCCGCCAAGCTGACGCTCGCGGGCAATTGGCTTGGGCGCGATTTCACGCTGCCGCTTCCAGGGGGCGAGGGGCGCGCAAAGCTGACCGACGCCAATAATTGTTTCAACCTCAACAGCCTCGTGGCAGAGACCGTGCCCGGGCGGTTCAGCCAGCGGTCGGGGGCGATGCGCCAGTTCGGCGAATTGATGACCCTCCTCGGGATCGATCCGGGGCAGGCGCAGGCGATCGCGGGCGCCGCGGCCGACTGGATCGACAGCGACAGCAACGATGGCCCGCTTGGCGCCGAGGATAATGCCTATCGCTCGACGCAGGGCGCCTATCTGCCTGCCAATCGCAAGATGGCCGATGTCAGCGAACTCCGCGCGGTGCGCGGCGTGACTCCCAAAATCTACGCCCGGCTCAAACCCTGGATTTGCGTGCTGCCGGTGACCGATCCGGTCAGGCTCAACGTCAACACGCTGGCTCCCGAACAGGCGCCGCTCGTCGCGATGTTGATGCCCGGAGAAATCGGGGTTGCGAAAGCGCGGGCGGTGCTGGCGGCACGCCCCGCGGGCGGCTATGGCAGCAGCGTGCGATTCTGGGAGGCCGGTCCGTTCGAAGGGCGCAAGCCGCCCAACGAAGTTGCCGAACAGGCGGGCGTGACCAGCCGGTGGCTCGCGCTGACGACGAATGTGACGATGGGGGACGGTTTCTTGACCGCAGTTTCGCTGATCGATGCCAATGGAGGAGCGCCTTCTGCCGGTATGACGCCGCCAGTGATCGTGCGCCGCGATTGGGGCGAGAGCGACTGAGATGACACGCACGCTGGTTCTTTGGCTGCCCCCGGTGGCGGCGCTTGGCGAAGGCGGTGGTCCCGATGCCGCCTGGCTGCGCGTCGACGATGGCGTTATCGTCGACAGCGGACAGGATGATGGCTGGGTCGGCGCGTGGGAAAAGCCCCGTGACGATAGCCCCGACGACCGCCTTGTCGCACTGGCGCCCGCCGCCGATGTGCCGCTGCGCTGGCTCCACTATCCCGACGCCGCGCCCGCGCAGGCGGCCGCCGCGGCGCGCATCGATGCGCTGAAGAACAGCCTGGGCGATGCGGCAGCGCTCCACGTCGTTGCCGGGCAGCCGGCGGGCGAGGGGCAGGCGGTTCCGGTTGCGGTGACCACCCACGCCGCGATGACGGCGTGGACCGACTGGCTGAAGGCGCGCGGCCTTTCGCCCGCCGCGATCCTTCCGGCCGCCGCCGCGGTCCCGCCGCCCGAACCCGATACGCTGTGGACGGCCGAGGTCGGGAGCGAACGGATCGTCCGCACGGCGGACCGCGCATGGGTGTCCGATCCCGAACTCGATCCGCTGATCGCGGGCGGGAATGCGATCGCGCCGCTCGATGCCGACCGGATGCGCGAAGCCTTGCTCCTGACGCTCGCCGCGCCGCCGCTCGACCTGCTCAGCGGCGGATGGAAGCCCCGGCGGAGCTGGTCAGTCGATCCGGCCATGTTGCGGCTGGCGAAAATTCTGTTGATCGCGCTCGTCGCCGTGAGCCTGCTGATCCCGATCATCTATGCGGTGCGCCTATCCTCCGATACCGGCCGGGCCGACGATGCAGTGGTTGCAATGGCCAAAAAGGCTGGGGTGACCGCACCCGACGCGACTGCGGCCGAAGCCGAGCTCGATCGCCGCCTTTCCGCCGCCGGCGGCGGCCCGCTCGCCTTCTCGGTCCCTGCCTCGGCTCTGTATGACGCGATGGGCGATGCGCCGGGCGTGTCGCTCAAGACACTGTCGCATCGTACCGACGGGACGCTGACGACGACGCTCGCGGCGCCGCGCGTCGAGGATATCAATCAGGTGCTGCTCGCTTTGCAGGCGCGCGGCTACCGCATCACCGCCCAGCCGATGGCGGGCAGCGACGGGCAGCAAATGGCGAATATCACGATCCGGGCCGTGCCATGACCGAGCGATTGCAAAATTGGTGGGCCGCCCTGTCGCTCCGCGAACGCTGGCTCGTCGGCATCGCCGGCGCGCTTGCGCTGGGTGTCCTCCTCTGGGGTCTTGGCCGCCCCGCGCTCGCGGCGTTCGTCGACCTCGAAAGCCGGCACCGCGCCGCGATCGAGCGCGAAGGACGCGTGGCGGCAAAGACGCAACTGCTCGCGCAGCGTCCGGCAAAATCGGTCGCCGCGGCGGTCGACGCGGTCGCGATCGATCAATATCTCGCGCAATCGGCGGGCGAGATCGGGTTGACGCTCGACCGCAACGAAGCGCGCGGTGCAGGGCAGGCGACGATTGCGATTGCGACCGCGCGCGCGACGGTGCTCACCGATTGGCTCGCCTCGCTGGAGGGCCAGGGCTTTGTCGTCGACCAGCTCACGATCACCCCCGCCGCTGACGGCACCGTCGGCCTGACCGCCGAGCTTCGGAAGGGCGGACAATGAGCGCGGGGAGGCGTTGGGGCATCGCGGCGCTGCTGCTCGCGTTGATCCTGCTCATTGCGACTTTTCCGATGCGGCTTGCGCTGGCTTGGTCGGGTGCGACCGACGCGGGCATTACCGCGCGCGACGTGCGCGGGTCGGTCTGGTCGGGCGAGCTTGTCGATGCGCGGCTTGGCGTCCTGCCGCTCGGCACGGTGAGCGCTAGCCTGTCACCGCTCGCGCTGATCGGCGGGAACACCGAACTCGCTTTCTCGCGCACCGATGAACGGCTTGGCGCGCTTGCAGGGCGGCTGCATGGCAGCAGCCCGCAGGGCGTCTCCGACGTCAGCGGCACGACATCGATGTCGGGCGGGCTCGGGATGATCCCCGTCGATACCATCCGGTTCGAGGGCGCCACGATACGTTTCGACGATGCGGGCAAATGCGCCACGGCAAGCGGCCGCATCCAGCTCATGGTCGCTGCTCCCATCGCGGGTCTCGATCTTTCGCGAGGACTGTCGGGTCCGTTGGCGTGCGCGAACGGGCGCGCGCAGGCGGCGCTTGCCAGCCAGTCGGGGATGGAGCGGTTGACCCTGTCCTTCGATGGCAACGGCACGTATCGCGCGCAATTCGCGATTAATGTCGACCGCGATCCGGCGATGGCGGGTGCGCTCACGGCGCTGGGGTTCAAGGCCGGTCCCACCGGTTTCGTGCTGGCGACAACGGGCCGCTTCTGACGTGTCGATCCTCGATGCCTTGCCCTTTGGCACGGGCGTCGCGTTCGCCGCATTGATCGGACTGATCCTCGGCAGCTTTATCGCGACACTGGTGCTGCGCTGGCCCGCGGGGCGCTCGGTGCTCGGTCGCTCGCAATGCGACGGATGCGGTCGGCCGCTTGGCGCTCTCGATCTCGTTCCCTTGCTATCGACCGTTGCGTCGCACGGTCGCTGCCGGACGTGCAACGCCGCGATCGACCCTTTTCATTGGCGTGTCGAACTGGGTGCGGCTTTGATCGGGAGTGTCGCGCTTGCGATCATGCCGGGGACGGCCGGTTGGCTCTGGGCGTTGTTCGGCTGGCTGCTGCTGCCGCTCGCATTGCTCGACGCGCGTCATTTCTGGCTCCCCGATCGTCTCAACCTTCTGCTGGGAATCGTCGGTCTGCTTTTGGCGGGACCGCTGCTCGAAACGTCGCTCATCGATCGCTGGGTTGGTGCGATCGTCTGCGGCCTGACGCTCGCCGCCATCGCCGAATTTTATCGCCGCGTCCGGCTGAAGGATGCAATGGGCGGCGGCGATCCCAAGCTTGTGGCGGCAATCGGGGCGTGGCTCGGCTGGCAGGCATTGCCGCTGATGTTGCTGCTCGCGAGCGTCGGGGGAATCGTCTGGGCGCTCCTATCCCAACGAAAAGGGGACCAGCCGCTTTCCGAGCGACAGGTCCCCTTCGGATTATATGCGTGCGCCGCGGCATGGGCCGCGGTGCCGCTCTGGCTTCTTATTGCCCGATAACGACCGTCACCGCGCGGCGGTTCTTGGCATAGGCTTCTTCGGTCGAACCGAGTTCAGCCGGGCGTTCCTTGCCATAGCTGATGACCTGGATGCGCGACGGATCGACGCCCAGCGAAGCGAGATAGTTTTTCGCGGCATTCGCGCGGCGTTCACCGAGCGCGATGTTGTAGTCGCGGGTGCCGCGTTCGTCGGCATGACCTTCCAGCGTGACGCGCACAGCGGGGTTGCGCTGCAGCCACTGCGACTGCGTCTGCAACGTCGCCTGATCCTGCGCGTCGACATTATACTGGTCATAGTCGAAGAAAACACGGTCGCCCATCGCGCCAACGCTGGC
This sequence is a window from Sphingopyxis sp. USTB-05. Protein-coding genes within it:
- the gspL gene encoding type II secretion system protein GspL, whose product is MTRTLVLWLPPVAALGEGGGPDAAWLRVDDGVIVDSGQDDGWVGAWEKPRDDSPDDRLVALAPAADVPLRWLHYPDAAPAQAAAAARIDALKNSLGDAAALHVVAGQPAGEGQAVPVAVTTHAAMTAWTDWLKARGLSPAAILPAAAAVPPPEPDTLWTAEVGSERIVRTADRAWVSDPELDPLIAGGNAIAPLDADRMREALLLTLAAPPLDLLSGGWKPRRSWSVDPAMLRLAKILLIALVAVSLLIPIIYAVRLSSDTGRADDAVVAMAKKAGVTAPDATAAEAELDRRLSAAGGGPLAFSVPASALYDAMGDAPGVSLKTLSHRTDGTLTTTLAAPRVEDINQVLLALQARGYRITAQPMAGSDGQQMANITIRAVP
- a CDS encoding A24 family peptidase, with protein sequence MSILDALPFGTGVAFAALIGLILGSFIATLVLRWPAGRSVLGRSQCDGCGRPLGALDLVPLLSTVASHGRCRTCNAAIDPFHWRVELGAALIGSVALAIMPGTAGWLWALFGWLLLPLALLDARHFWLPDRLNLLLGIVGLLLAGPLLETSLIDRWVGAIVCGLTLAAIAEFYRRVRLKDAMGGGDPKLVAAIGAWLGWQALPLMLLLASVGGIVWALLSQRKGDQPLSERQVPFGLYACAAAWAAVPLWLLIAR
- a CDS encoding GspH/FimT family pseudopilin produces the protein MRIFAPRVEARARPHVNGFTLVELMVVLAIMALAATAVVLTIPGEERTVRNEADRLAARLAAARDVAVIEGRSVSVNFAPSGYGFERRISGEWRPLPGRAFEQRNWPGGVRFSAGNGQGAARILFDRVGISPTPQAVVLTGGDAREIIRVSATGEVSRAK
- a CDS encoding type II secretion system protein N, which codes for MSAGRRWGIAALLLALILLIATFPMRLALAWSGATDAGITARDVRGSVWSGELVDARLGVLPLGTVSASLSPLALIGGNTELAFSRTDERLGALAGRLHGSSPQGVSDVSGTTSMSGGLGMIPVDTIRFEGATIRFDDAGKCATASGRIQLMVAAPIAGLDLSRGLSGPLACANGRAQAALASQSGMERLTLSFDGNGTYRAQFAINVDRDPAMAGALTALGFKAGPTGFVLATTGRF
- the gspF gene encoding type II secretion system inner membrane protein GspF, which gives rise to MPDYRYVAIDPQGRERKGRLTAANDDAARADLIRRKFHIVAVEAAGAKPAGRSLLAFRKNKLSSKELALFTRQLATLAEVAPLEEALRTLTRQSEAESARAVIGDVHAGLLEGRRLADAMGRQPSSFPPLYRAMVAAGETTGSLTTILARLADLLERQAEVRGKLIAALAYPIVLAIVAIGVVAALMIFVVPRVVEQFTDTGQQLPFLTRAVIAISGFAANWWWLIALLLAAASFGWVTAMRRPAFKARVDARLLRLPLFGRLLRDLYAARFARTLSTMVSSRLPLVEGLKLTVPTIRNAALAGATANIVDQVRAGGGLSTALRDAGVFPPLLVYMTASGESAGRLEQMLERAADYLEREFDRFTAASMALLEPVIIVVMGSCVALIILAILLPILQLQNLAGL
- the gspJ gene encoding type II secretion system minor pseudopilin GspJ produces the protein MRDERGFTLVEMLVALSIFAAIAAMGVGLLRSSVDTQDAVQERLKAMGGINRLRAVMANDLAQAVQRSTRGPAGEAVPAFVGSPNGFAFVHGGAGAADGSPRPSVERVGYALVGAEWRRATQPMLDGTALGEGDRLVGDVAGIAVRYRDDKGNWGESWNSEPGDRLPRAVEVRLSRAGREALTMLFLTAPTLPPPPIAGVPTP
- the gspG gene encoding type II secretion system major pseudopilin GspG, which gives rise to MSLMKLIFRLMLDTSYSDRGRPPAQRRKTDERGFTLTELMVVIFIIGLLATVVMINVLPSQDRAMVTKAKADISTLENALEQYRLDNLTYPASTDGLNALVTAPPALAQPERYRRGGYIKTLPADPWGRPYNYQAPGPNGKAFDVWSLGADGAPGGTDDNADIRAEG
- the gspI gene encoding type II secretion system minor pseudopilin GspI — protein: MQNERGFTLLEMLVALSVISIAALALIRLDAYAVRTAGDLDESTMAGIVAQNRAVELWTDPAPPTIGNSAIGVANAGRNWRVEQRVAKTADDSLLRIDLLVRPEGGRGQAALTIIRSSR
- the pal gene encoding peptidoglycan-associated lipoprotein Pal, which encodes MTIRKSTAMIAAITMLAVGACAKKAPDTLPPAPEGTGTDTGAGTGTGVVPGSQEDFLASVGAMGDRVFFDYDQYNVDAQDQATLQTQSQWLQRNPAVRVTLEGHADERGTRDYNIALGERRANAAKNYLASLGVDPSRIQVISYGKERPAELGSTEEAYAKNRRAVTVVIGQ
- the gspK gene encoding type II secretion system minor pseudopilin GspK; the protein is MRAGRKDERGAALLTVLLLVAVMAVIAATALDRLTLATRIAGSAATVDQGRAYAFAAEQIALRRVADLVGRDPAKLTLAGNWLGRDFTLPLPGGEGRAKLTDANNCFNLNSLVAETVPGRFSQRSGAMRQFGELMTLLGIDPGQAQAIAGAAADWIDSDSNDGPLGAEDNAYRSTQGAYLPANRKMADVSELRAVRGVTPKIYARLKPWICVLPVTDPVRLNVNTLAPEQAPLVAMLMPGEIGVAKARAVLAARPAGGYGSSVRFWEAGPFEGRKPPNEVAEQAGVTSRWLALTTNVTMGDGFLTAVSLIDANGGAPSAGMTPPVIVRRDWGESD
- the gspM gene encoding type II secretion system protein GspM, coding for MTERLQNWWAALSLRERWLVGIAGALALGVLLWGLGRPALAAFVDLESRHRAAIEREGRVAAKTQLLAQRPAKSVAAAVDAVAIDQYLAQSAGEIGLTLDRNEARGAGQATIAIATARATVLTDWLASLEGQGFVVDQLTITPAADGTVGLTAELRKGGQ